The nucleotide sequence GTAGCGTGTTGCCATAGATGATGGCAATGAACTCAAGACACTCTTCCAGTGAGTACCCGTCCTGGTGGATAATCCTACAGCCACGGGAGCCGGGTCAGCACCTCTTGGGCGGGTCAGGGATCAGACCTCCAGGGCACGCCCAACCCCAGGGCCTCAGGTAGGGCAGGGGCACCACCCACCCCCAGGGCCTCCGATAGGGTAGGGGCACTCacttcatctgcttgacaatggtaCTCTTCCCAGATTCACCGGCACCTGGATTGGAATGGAAACCCTGCCTCAGAGATGCGCAGACCGCACTGTCCCCTCTATCCCACCTGTTTCCCTACCACACTCCCCAAATAAGGTCCTAATACCCCGGCAGCAAAACCTAAATGTCAGGAGTGACCAAAGCGGGCTGATGAGGCGAATGGACAACCTCAACTCTGTCCTGGAGCCTCCAACACCTTGTAGGCTGTCTTATTTTTCGgaggccaaaaataaagaaaccttGAGCTCCACCTTGTGGACGATTCTGGTACTACATGCATGGGATTATTTGAGCCAGGTCAACCCCTGCTTTTCCACCTGGGATGGAAGGGAGTGTCCCCAAGAGGCTCAGAGGGAATTAGCACGTTTTGCTGGGGGAGAAGACAGAGCTGACAGTCCTTTTGAGCCTGCTCTCGTGTGGGTGTCGGGCACAGTTAATGGGATTTTGGCTTAGCCTGTCTTCCCTGGGGTACTCTGGTTTGGTCTCTCTACCCACATTCACCTGTCTGTCTGAACCCTGGACAGCCTGGGAGAAGCCTGAGGTGCCTTCTCAAAGCAGTTCCTTCCCTCGGTGGTGGCGGCAGGAGGAAGTACTAGATCAGTCCTAGCTCCCCTCACTACCCATGGGACCAAGGACATGGCTTTCTCTATTCTCCACTGGGCCTTAGTAGCTCTCTACATCTTTCACCTGTCCTGCAGGTCTGCCAGCAATAAAGCTCTGGAAACTGAGGGCCACTGTGTGTGGACCTGGGAGGTCCTGGAAGCTACCTACTCTCAGGAGGACTGTGACCTCCTTCCCAAGGGAGCAGCCTTGTTGTGGTGCTCCCGAGGCCCCTGGTTTCTGAGCCCTCCTCAGCAGGCCCATCAAGCTAAAGGCTGGGGTTTGAGGGAACATAGCCAGGGCAAATGTGGGCCTTGAACACGTCTCTAAAAAAAGTGTGATTGGCACACACATCTTGGGAGGGGAGGTTGCCTGAGGTTTGAGCCCTCCAGAGAGGGTTTCTGCGGGATACCTAGCCTTAGGGAGCCAAAAGTGTCACCCATCAGGCCTGGTCTTGCTTGGCCTGGGCTCCACTCTGTTGCTAGGCTGTAGGCTCATTCTGTTTCCCAAATCACACCTGCTTCACAGAAGGGCCACCTGCCTGCCCCCAGGCCTCTGACTGGCAGATGTGGCCCCTCCTCAGCCCACCCCCTTACCCAGAAGCAGCAGTTTCACGGTTCGAgcatctttctcagcatcttctTTCAGCTTCTTTTCCAGCTCCCTTGAGTGCTTCTCCTCAGCGCTGGCCCCAGCCCCCATGGTCCtggcaggaggtgaaggaggaGGGCCGTGAGTTGGTTCTTCCGGATGGAGGGGTTCCCCAGAGCCAGGCTCAGGCTAGCCTCTGGCCTCCCTGGACACCCTTCTGACCCCAGAACTGGGAATCCAATGGCTGTCTACAGATctgggcagggcctggtggggctACTTAGTAGGATTTGGGGGTTGTTGGTATCTAAGAGCCAATCAGAGACAAGGACAGGTGAATCCAGctcagcccccagccctcctAATCAGGCTGGCATGGCCCCAATCCCTCACCTGCTGACTCTGCACCCCACTCTTTGCCGCTCCCCAAACCCTCTGGGAGAGACCCTGGAGTCCTAGTCCAGCTCCTGCTCTAAAGCAGGGGTACAAGTTCTGGGGGGTTCAGGCTCAAAAAGGGGAAGAGAGGGCCTcagttctgggggtgggggtaatGAGGGGAGGGcctgggagcagggaggagaaggATAAGCCTGCAAGGAGCACCTGCCCACTGTCTAGTACTGGGCTCAGCACTGCTCCTTGCTGAGCTCACACCAGCCTGGCGGATGCACCACATCACTGcacagatgaggaagtggaggCTCAGAGGATCACATGGCAGGAGGTGGTTGAGAAGGGCCGGTGACTCTAGGCCAGGGTTCCATGCTTAATAGGGAGTCAAGAAGGAAAGGTGGACATTGCATTTGCCCTGTACCAAGGGCTGGATCCAACCTGGGTGAGGCCTCTACCTGCCTCCATGATTCCAACAGACTTGGGTGGGTGTGCATGTATCCTGTACTGGTATCAAGCAAAACAATGACATACGTTTGTCTGTGTATACTTGCATGTAAACATGTGCCTGTGCTTTCTTGAGTGCCAGTGTATGTCTATGCTTGCTTGTTTGTGTAccacgtgtgtgtgcatggatGCTTTTGTGCACTTCTcatgtgtatgtttatatgtgcACTTTGCTGTGCTTATGTGGGTTAATGTtgcatgtgtgtgaatgtataatGCATGCACAGGTGAAATGCATGTGTGTGGATTTGCCTGTGTGCACCTACATTTATGCACGTGTCTGCCTGTATGTGTGCACACTTGCACATGCGTGTACCCATAAACTTGAGGTCAGCAGTCTGACCTGCAGAGGTGGCCAGGCTCTTCCAGGGAATATCTTGCAGGCCTGTTATCAGATGGGAAGAGAGTCCCAGAGCAGGTCTGGCATTCCCAGGGGAGGAGCGGATGAGCCCCACTCCTCTTCTGTCCCTTGTGGGTGCTCTGGGACCTGTCAGGGATATCTCCAGGGCATGCCTGCCTCAGCTTAGGGGTTAGATGTCGTGTGGGGTTCAGATGGGACAGGGTGTGCTCCTAAGTGGAAGTGGTTCAGCTGAGCATGTAGTGTTGAGTTGCAGCCTCTGGAGTTTTGCCACCTCCCATGAGAAGACTCAGATCCTGGGCTCTCAGCCCCCTCCTGGCTGGACTCCCCAGAAAACTTGCTGCCTTAGCACTCAACTCTTGCAGACACAAGGCTGCCAGGGCCCCATATTCTGGGCATTGAGACTGTCCCTAGTGTTGGGCAAGCTGAACAggcacatgtaaatcaatgaagttagaacactctcacaccacacacaaaaataaactcaaagtcgCTTAAACACTTAAATGTAAGACAGGACATCATCAAACACCTAGAAGGGAACGTATGCAAAACAGTCTGACATAAATCGTACCAGTATTTTCtcaggtcagtctcccaaggcaatagaaataaaagcaaaaatgaacaaatgggacctaatcaaacttaaaagcttttgcacctcaaaggaaaccataaacaaaatgaaaagacaacctaaggaatgggagaaaatatttgcaaatgatgactgACAAggtcttaatttccaaaatatgcaaaaagCTGatgcaactcaacaacaaaaaaacaaataatccaatcaaaacatgggcagaagaactagacatttctccaaagaagacatacagatggctgacatacatataaaataatgctcaacattgttaattactACAGGAATGcgaattaaaactacaatgaggtaccacttcacactcgtcagaatggccatcattaagaagtctacaaataatgaatgctggacagagtgtgaagaaaaggtaaccctcctacactgttgggggGCAGGCAAGTTGGTAgagccactagggagaacagtatggaggttcctcaaaaaactaaaaacagagttgccatatgatccagcaatcccactcccaggcataCATCTGTAGAAAACtgtaattgaaaaagatacatgcacccatatattcatagcagcactgttcacaatggCCAAGACGCAACCTAGACATCCATCAACGGATGAACGGATACAGAAGACGTGGCACAAAaacacactggaatactactcagccaccaaaataaatgaaataatgccatttgcagcagcacaGATGGGACTAGAGCTTATAACACGAAATGAagcaagtcaggaagagaaaggcaaataccgtATGacaccacttatatgtggaatctaaaatatgacgcaaGTGaacttttacaaaacagaaacagactcacagacagagaacagactgtggttgcTAAGGGGAGTGGTGTGGGGGGGGGATGGAGTggcagtttgggattagcagatgcaaactattacatataggatgCATAAACagtaaggtcctactgtataccacGGGGAACTAAACTCAATACTTTTTGATAAACCATAACagcaaagaatattttaaaagaatgtataaatatatgtataactgaagcactttgctgttcagcagaaattaacacattataaatcaactatacttgaattaaaaaattcacacacacacacaacacacactgaCCCTAAACATGTAGGAAGTAGACACTGGTTCTGGGAGCTGGGAGCTGGTGGCTTCAACATCTGCCCTGCTGGGTGAGGGGAGATCCATTCAGGAGCAATAGATTATCTGCGCCACCTTCGACTTTTAGGTTCCATTTGTCTTCTACCCCACCACCATGCTGCAAGTGGGCCCTGGGAGTCTCTGCAGCCTGTACACTGCCCAGGGGGTTGGGGTGGTACAGGGGCCCAGGTGTGTGAAACCAACAAAAACCTGCTTTCTACATATTGGCTTTGCTTAAAGTGGGACTATTCCACTGCCTCCTTGTCCCCCCCAGCTCCCCTTGCCTGCCAGGTATGGCCCTGAGCCCTGCTGGATCCCTGAGCCTCCCTAgctactggcttcccaggtggctcagtggtaaagaatccacttgccaatgcaggagatacgggttcaatccctggctcaggaagatcccctggagaaggaaatggcaacccactccagtattcttgcctgaaaaatcccatagacagaggagcctggcgggctatagcccatagggtcgcaaagagagtcggacatgactgaacatgcatgcacatcAAGGCTTGACTCATTAACTTTGGCCCAGGGCCCCCAGCCCCACTTCCTCCTCTCCAGCAGATCCCCACTTATCCTGGTCTTCCCTGCCTCTGGACATTTGCTTGTGCTGGGCCCTCTGCTAAGAGCTGGCTggaaggagacaggaagaatGGGAATTTTGTTGATTCTCGGGCCAGGGGCAGCTGTGCTGTGAAGGCTGTGGCTCTGTCTTGCCAATTCTGAGTCCTGAGTTCCTGGCAAAACACAAAGCCAGGTGAGAAAGCAGTGTGAGCAAACGATCAAACggctgaatgaatgactgaaagcTGAACTTCCAAAGGAGACCGTGGGGGAACCGGTGGTCAAGCTACATTAGTGGAGGACAGAATCTGGGTGTGGGCTGaactcccaccctccctcctgcGCCAAGGAGAACACCAAAGTCCAGTCCCAGAGCCAGTGTTTATTAGCAAGATGGAACCCAAGGGCAGGTGCAGCCGGGCAGCAGAAGGCTGCCAGGAGCTCCCACCCCACTACCCAACTGCCCCCCAGAGCTATTTACACCCATCATCTGAAGTGGTGGGCAGAAGGGAGCCCTGGGGAGCCCCTGCAGGCCCCAGGCCTCTGCCATGGCCCTTTCTCCCCTCAGTGCTACCTGAGCCTGGCCCCTCTGCTGTTCTCCCAGCCCCCGAGTCACAGTGGCACAGAAAAAGCGAAGAGGAGGTAGAGAGGCCAggcagggtgggaaggaggggcCGGAGGGGCTGCCCCACCCAGGCAGGGCTCCTCTTCTTCTATCCCCAATAAATAGAGAATAAATACCCAGGAAAGGGCTGGCCTTGACTGAGTGCCCCTCTCCCAGGCAGGCGCTGGCATCCTGTGCCACccccttcttcccttctctgagTGCATCtgagcccccgccccccacccccagtctccaAAGCAGTCCTCGCCTCCACGTGCATGCCAACAGCACAGGCTGATGGAACACACTGGCAAAGGTGTGTGTACAGTCCGTGCTCTATCCAGGTAGAGCCTGCTCGCTCCCCGTGTCCTGTCGATCCCGCCGGTGGCTGTCGAGCAGGTAGACCCCCAGGTGAGCCTGGGGACTGTGGTCCTGGCCTGACCCGGCCAACTGGCTGCGCCTGGTTAGGTGGGCTCCGTTTTCTGCTGTCTCTGACCAGCTTGGGTCTAAGTTCTGGACGATGCTGCCGTTGAGGCAGGTTATTTACAACCCACCAATAAATACTGTCTTTGCAGGGGCAGGGTGTATATAGaatatagatattttatatatatatatatatatcttttatattaaAAGGAACAAGGGCTAGAGGCTGGCCCATTGCAGGGCTCAGACAGCAGGCCTCATGTGTCCGGTGGGTGGTGGCGGCGGTTCCGGGGTTTTTTCTGGTCCTGGGGTTTACGAGGCCTGGGTGCCCCTGGGGCCTCCCTGGGACTGGGGGGCACGTGGCGCCAGTAGCCCTGGCAGTACTGGTGGATGAGGCCCACTTCTGGCTGGGCCAGCAGCTGGGCCAGCTCTTGGTAACGGGGCTTTGGGGGGCCGGTGCCCGGGGGCGGTGGAATGCTCGCAGCTGGCGGTGGAATGCTTGCAGCTGGCGGTGGGAAGAGGGCCGTACGGatgtcttcctggcccaggacaTGCAGCTGCACCCGTGTGATGATGTGCTTGAAGTTGTTCTCGGTGGCTGTACAGGAGTAGAGGCCGCTATCACCAGACTGCAGGGCGCGGAGCAGCAAGCCTTGTTCAGTGCGCAGGAAGCGGTCGTCCGCGTGGAcctgcaggggcagggggtggaaCTCAGGGACTGCAGGACCACCCTGCTGTCCCCACCAGATCAGACCACCTTTGTGGCCATCCCATGGAGGGACACCCATCTGGAATTTCCATGGAGCAAGAAAAACCCACAGGAAGTGTTCATATGACATCTGAATGGCATATGACACTGCCATTTCCGGAGGAATGACCATAAAGGGAGTCTGTACAATGAGGGAATTCTGGAGCATACATACAATTTCTATTTAATGAGAATAAACGGATATTGGGGCACCCTCCTAGAATTTGTTTAAGAAGGGACTGCCTAGAAGCTATTTCCATAATAGGAGGGCTACCCGATAGAATTTCCAGATGCTGGAACTCATCCACGTGAGTTCCATACAGTGAGGTACACCGCCAATCAAGTACACATATGGAACTCTCACATGAAAAGGCATGCCTACAAGTAGTTTCCATGTACTATGGAAACCCCACAGGGTTTCCATATAACTGGATTCACCCAAATGATTTCCACACAGGGAAGGGTGCTTGGAAGGACTTTCTTAGAATGAGGGCTGCCCCACTCTTGGTTCCTATACCACGCTTCACCCACGTGGAATTTCTACTGTATGAGGGATGCCCCATCCACGGCAAGGACCATGGGGCACAGGAAGTCACCTCGCGGCGCCGGTCACTGGGATCTCGCTGGAACAGCCACTTCACGGTAGCCTGGGGCGAGCGGGGCTGGCACTCAAGGAAGGCTGTGCTCCCTGCCACACCGTACTGCACAGACTCCACAGCGTTCTTATTGGCTGCAGAGCAAGAGGGTGCCACGTGAGAGCAGCACCGCCTCTGGGCAGACCGTGGGCTGGCGGGGggcacacacagccacacacacccccacacacacaggcagggCTGTGCCCTCAGGCATCCACTCCTGGAGGGGGTGGCCAGGGACATCCCTTCTCCAAAACCCCTCACCTCCACGGACCATGGGAGGGTCTGTGCAGTGCGGGCCCCGTGACCGGCTCTGCGGCCGCGTGGTGGTAATGAGACACAGCACACTCACCATTGGAATTGAACCCACGGCACTGCCGGATGGGGTTCCCGTGCCGGACATCCTGCCGGCGGCTCCGCCTGGATGAAGACAACTCCTAAAGAAGTATTCTCAAGAAAGCTTGTCCCCCCGACTCCCCACCACCAGGTCTCTAGAACCCCAAAACTCCAGGCTACTAGAATGCCTCACCCACAGAGACCCCCCAGGGATATATCACATCCATCTCTAGACCCCCAGGACAGAGCCTTTTAGTCAGAATTCCCAAGGTCTCAGGGTCTGCACCTCTTAGAGGACGCTGTGTAGCGGGAACAGGCTTGGCCATCCCAGGCGCAGTAGGGGTCCCGGGCGAGGCAGCAGTCGGCACAGGCGGCCCCATATGCCTGACAGCGGTGCAGGCTCAGCTGTGTGACGCCCACGGCTGAGGCCACGTACAGTTGTTGCTGTGGGCAGGGGTAGGGGCTTGTCAGTTCCCTCTTGGCAGCCAGCTTTCCTTAGGAGCCAGCTGAGCTGGGCTCCTCCCCTTCCTGTTCGGTGCCTCAATATCCCCCATCTCTCTTTACCACGGGCTTGACCCCAAGGGGAGGTGGGCTCCATGCCCACTCCCAGCCCACCTCGCCTAAACTCACCCTCTTGGAAGAGATGGTCATGGTCTTAACAGGTGCTGggtcctagaagaaaacaggcgTTAGCGTGCAACCCTAGGGACCCCCCTTCCTGTCCTGACCTGGAGGTCTGAGGTTAGGAGGTGGCACCGAGGGCAGCTGTGGTGAGTGGGACAGGCCCGGGTGGTGTCACACCCACCTTGAAGACCTCGACCTCCTCTAGCATGAGCTCCTCCATCTCCTGGTCGTCCTTAGGCAGCACGATGACCTTCTGCACTGTCCCGCGGTCTGGAACGGGCCGGGCAGGGCCTCAGCGGGGCTGAGGGTGCTGGGAAAGGGGCACCAGCCTCAGCCCCTTCCCCCACCAGGGCCCAGACCCCCCAGGGGCAGTGGAGTGGGCGTGCTCTATGCCAAGGTGGAAGAGCAGCCCCCAGATGAGGGGAAGAGGTCTAAGGGGGCTGGCCCTGCATAAGGAGGGTGCCACAGCTAGAGTCTGCCCCTCTGCCCCCAGACCCTCGTTTGGGAAGCTGAGAACAGGATGCAGGATGCGTTCCCCTGGGTTGACAACTACTGGGACAGCGGTGAATGTGGTCTGCATGTGCACACGAGAgcatgtgtgtgcttggaccCGGGTGTCCTGGAAGTGCCTGCCTCTGTCTTCCCTCTTCCTGCCCAAACATGGGTCCCCAGGCACCCTGGGTCCCCATTCTCCCGGCCACCAGGGATGAGGATGGGAATGGGGTTTCCCCACCCCCATTCTCAGTTATCCTGGTAATAGAGGGCTCCATAGGATGAAGGAGGTGGCAGGGGTGACAGGGACAACCTTGTAGCAACCCCCTAGGAGGTCAGGGCCCAGCCCTGTGGGTCAGCACCCTCCACCCAGCGGGCCCAGcgtgggaggggctgggagcagCAGTGGGTACCTGTGCCCAGGAAAAGCACCTCATAGCGCCCGTCGGCTGCGTCCACCTGGTCCACGGCCACAGTGGTGAGACGGTAGGGCGCGCCTGTGCGGACCACCAGGGGCCGCCGCTGCAGAGGGTAGATGGCCTGGTACATGAGCGGGTGGCTGCGCATGAAGTTGATGACTTCATCAGGGTAGTCTTTGGTGGACTTCATGGACGGCGTGAAGGTTCCGCCAGGGCACTGCAGGCAGGTGATGAGCGTCAGGCCCAGCCCGCCCAGGGCCTGCCGGGCCCATTCGCTCCAGAAGAGGTCTCCCCTGTCTGTGCCTACCTGCTGTCTTCCCCTGCTCCGCTTCTCAGAGCTGCCCCCCATCTGGGCTTCTGCCCTCCACCCAACCTCTCTGCAGGTCCTGCTCCAGCTGAGGTCCCAAGGTCTCACCTGGCCAGGTCCCATGGCCATCTCCCCAGCTCACGTGCCATGACCTTGTGGCAGCCATCTGGCAGAGCTGACCATGGCCTTTCCAGGTCCTCATCCCCACCCACTTGTCTGCTTCCTCAGACTGCTCTTCCAGACCCCTGCCCCCGACTCCACCCCCTGCTCAGCGGGAGCTCCTGCCCCAGCCTAGCCATGTGATCGGATCATGATGTGTTCCTGCTTCCACTCCTGCGGTGGCCCCATCACACCAAGATCCGGTGGGTCGCCTCCCTGCAGGGgctcctgcccacccccccacctccagcctgtCTTGAAGACTTCCCCCACAATTTTTAGCTCCCCAAcaacccctgcccctgcccccagaggGTGCACCCTGCCACACCCAGCCACCGTCTCTGTTTCAGGATCCTAGCTGGCTTCTTTCACAGCCTGACACTGTTTGTAAACGgtggagttttctttttaacttcaaCTTTATAGCGGGTGAATAGGGAGTTTATACGTGTGTGTGGTCCACCCTTCCCCCCGCCCGCCACTTGGCTATGAGTGTCACAATGGTGGGGCCCACGTCTGCAAAGGGCCTGACCCAGCAGAGGTCTCgtagaaagagaggaaggggaaaggcAGGCTGAGCGTGGTCCTCACCGTGCCAGGCCGTGGGTAGGGCATCTTTCCTGAGAAGGGCATCCACTGGTAGTTGGGGCCCTCCTTGTGGGCAAAGGGCCCATTGAAGACCATGCGGATGTCAGCCATGGAGTAGACACACACGGCAGAGCCTCGGAACACAGAGCTGCGGGCAGGGCAGGCTGCTGCTGTGGGTGGGGCAGACCCTTGGCCCAgggcccctccccagcctgcttTCGCCCACAGCTCCCCACCAGGATGGGGTCCTCCACAAGTCATAGCCCCTCAAACTGCCACCCGCTGCTACTGCTGGCCCTGGCCTTAGCCTCACCCCGAGGAGGTGAAGACAGCGTAGATGACTGGGTTCCTCACATCCTGGGTCTGCTGGACAAACACATCCTCTGGGGATAGAAAGAGAGGGGGCTGGGAGCGTACCCTGGCCAGGAGCCCCAGAGCCCTGCCCACTCCAGGGAGGGGGCACACCAAGCTTTCCTGA is from Bos taurus isolate L1 Dominette 01449 registration number 42190680 breed Hereford chromosome 22, ARS-UCD2.0, whole genome shotgun sequence and encodes:
- the SEMA3F gene encoding semaphorin-3F isoform X1 encodes the protein MPVAGLLLWASLLTGAWPAAPSQDYLPAMPRIRLSYKELKATGTAHFFNFLLNTSDYRILFKDEDHDRMYVGSKDYVLSLDLHDINREPLIIHWAATPQRIEECVLSGKDGNGECGNFVRLIQPWNRTHLYVCGTGAYNPVCAYVNRGRRAEATPWTQMQVVRGRGSRATDGALYPTPTAPRQDYVFYLEPEKLESGKGKCPYDPKLDTASALINEELYAGVYIDFMGTDAAIFRTLGKQTAMRTDQYNSRWLNDPSFIHAELIPDSAERNDDKLYFFFRERSIEAPQSPAVYARIGRICLNDDGGHCCLVNKWSTFLKARLVCSVPGEDGIETHFDELQDVFVQQTQDVRNPVIYAVFTSSGSVFRGSAVCVYSMADIRMVFNGPFAHKEGPNYQWMPFSGKMPYPRPGTCPGGTFTPSMKSTKDYPDEVINFMRSHPLMYQAIYPLQRRPLVVRTGAPYRLTTVAVDQVDAADGRYEVLFLGTDRGTVQKVIVLPKDDQEMEELMLEEVEVFKDPAPVKTMTISSKRQQLYVASAVGVTQLSLHRCQAYGAACADCCLARDPYCAWDGQACSRYTASSKRRSRRQDVRHGNPIRQCRGFNSNANKNAVESVQYGVAGSTAFLECQPRSPQATVKWLFQRDPSDRRREVHADDRFLRTEQGLLLRALQSGDSGLYSCTATENNFKHIITRVQLHVLGQEDIRTALFPPPAASIPPPAASIPPPPGTGPPKPRYQELAQLLAQPEVGLIHQYCQGYWRHVPPSPREAPGAPRPRKPQDQKKPRNRRHHPPDT
- the SEMA3F gene encoding semaphorin-3F isoform X2, coding for MPVAGLLLWASLLTGAWPAAPSQDYLPAMPRIRLSYKELKATGTAHFFNFLLNTSDYRILFKDEDHDRMYVGSKDYVLSLDLHDINREPLIIHWAATPQRIEECVLSGKDGNGECGNFVRLIQPWNRTHLYVCGTGAYNPVCAYVNRGRRAEDYVFYLEPEKLESGKGKCPYDPKLDTASALINEELYAGVYIDFMGTDAAIFRTLGKQTAMRTDQYNSRWLNDPSFIHAELIPDSAERNDDKLYFFFRERSIEAPQSPAVYARIGRICLNDDGGHCCLVNKWSTFLKARLVCSVPGEDGIETHFDELQDVFVQQTQDVRNPVIYAVFTSSGSVFRGSAVCVYSMADIRMVFNGPFAHKEGPNYQWMPFSGKMPYPRPGTCPGGTFTPSMKSTKDYPDEVINFMRSHPLMYQAIYPLQRRPLVVRTGAPYRLTTVAVDQVDAADGRYEVLFLGTDRGTVQKVIVLPKDDQEMEELMLEEVEVFKDPAPVKTMTISSKRQQLYVASAVGVTQLSLHRCQAYGAACADCCLARDPYCAWDGQACSRYTASSKRRSRRQDVRHGNPIRQCRGFNSNANKNAVESVQYGVAGSTAFLECQPRSPQATVKWLFQRDPSDRRREVHADDRFLRTEQGLLLRALQSGDSGLYSCTATENNFKHIITRVQLHVLGQEDIRTALFPPPAASIPPPAASIPPPPGTGPPKPRYQELAQLLAQPEVGLIHQYCQGYWRHVPPSPREAPGAPRPRKPQDQKKPRNRRHHPPDT
- the SEMA3F gene encoding semaphorin-3F isoform X3; the protein is MQVVRGRGSRATDGALYPTPTAPRQDYVFYLEPEKLESGKGKCPYDPKLDTASALINEELYAGVYIDFMGTDAAIFRTLGKQTAMRTDQYNSRWLNDPSFIHAELIPDSAERNDDKLYFFFRERSIEAPQSPAVYARIGRICLNDDGGHCCLVNKWSTFLKARLVCSVPGEDGIETHFDELQDVFVQQTQDVRNPVIYAVFTSSGSVFRGSAVCVYSMADIRMVFNGPFAHKEGPNYQWMPFSGKMPYPRPGTCPGGTFTPSMKSTKDYPDEVINFMRSHPLMYQAIYPLQRRPLVVRTGAPYRLTTVAVDQVDAADGRYEVLFLGTDRGTVQKVIVLPKDDQEMEELMLEEVEVFKDPAPVKTMTISSKRQQLYVASAVGVTQLSLHRCQAYGAACADCCLARDPYCAWDGQACSRYTASSKRRSRRQDVRHGNPIRQCRGFNSNANKNAVESVQYGVAGSTAFLECQPRSPQATVKWLFQRDPSDRRREVHADDRFLRTEQGLLLRALQSGDSGLYSCTATENNFKHIITRVQLHVLGQEDIRTALFPPPAASIPPPAASIPPPPGTGPPKPRYQELAQLLAQPEVGLIHQYCQGYWRHVPPSPREAPGAPRPRKPQDQKKPRNRRHHPPDT